The Calothrix sp. PCC 7507 DNA segment ACTGAGTTGGGCACAATGGATGATAGCTCAACTGATCTGAATCTAGCTCCTGTAGATATTGAGATGCTATGTCAACAAGCTATCAATACCTTAGAAGAAGCTGCTAACCGCCGTGAACAAGATATTCGCCTGTCTATAGAACCGGGGCGTAGTCGCATTTGGCCTTTGGATAAAGACAAGGTGCGGCAGATATTGTATCACCTGATTTTTAGCGTCATTCAACTTTCTGCGACAGGTAGCGTTGTTCGCATTCACGTCTCTTATAAGGAAAACACCCTCAACATTACTGTTTGGGTTTCACATCCTTGGCTGGGAGACGGGATGACAGACGTTGATCCTTTCTTTCGCCTTAGTCCCTTGTCTCTGATTGAGCTTGCAGATGAAGCAGCAACCTACAATAATTATGGTGAAAACCAAGAGTCATCAGTGGCAATAGAAGGGGCAAAAAACTTGAGTGATGCTCCATCAAATATATTGACTGTCAATTCAGGTATAGATTTAGCTAAACCGCATAGTAGTTTATCCCGCGAAAGCTTGGGACTGTTACTTAGCTGTCAGTTGGCAGAATTACACAGTGGACAAATTTCTATTCAAGGTTCACCAGAGTCAGGCTATCGCTATGTACTGGCTTTGCCACTACAACTAGCGACAACTTCCCCAGAAGCAGTTGAGTGATGTTTCATGACCAAGCCCCTTCTAGTGCGATCGCTCTGCATAGCAAGATCCCCAACGAAGTACGATGTGGAAATGGGGAACTCTCCGTTCCCCATCGGGCTAAACCTCCTACAGGACTTTTTGCTGAGATTTACTTTGATGTCATAGTGCGACAGATGGAATGAGCAGAAGCTCTCTGACAATCTAAAATCTAAAATCCAAAATGGTATCAATTGAGCCTCCAGGTTGAAACCCAGAGCTTTCTTAGGACATAAACTGAGCATAAAATCCTTACACCAAGGGACTTTTAAGTCTCTTACCTCTTACCTCTTACCTGCTATAAATATAGGGATTTCCTGTTATCTGTGAATAAATTCCCAATTTTTAATTTTCGTTATTACCTTTTTATAACTACCCGCATTATGATCAAGTCCAAGTTCTATGCGGTCGTGCTAATTGGTGACAACGTTTTTTATGAATTTAGTCTGGCAAAAATTCACTTTATCTAATTTCCCGATTCAAGAATATCTTGCTACCAGCTACCTGCACCGTTATGCAGCGGGGCTATTGCGTTCCTGGCGGCAAAGTAGTGTCTTAATGCAGTGGGGGGACCCGATAGCGGCTGTCTTGCTCAGTCTGGTGTATGGTCTTGCACCGTTTGTCTCCACTACCCTCATGGGTTTGCTACTGGCTGCTTGTGTGGCGTTTTGGCTACTGCTAACTTTATCGGATGAAACAACACCTAGAACCTCATTGGTTACTCCCATTCACCTGCTGGTGTTGCTCTACTGGGGAATTGCTGTAGTAGCCACGGCATTATCGCCAGTAAAAAAGGCGGCGTTGAATGATTTAGGAACTTTGACGCTCTATTTGTTGCTGTTTGCTCTTTGTGCAAGGGTCTTGAGGTCGCCCCGCTTGCGGTCTTGGATTATTGCCATTTACCTACACGCATCACTAATTACTAGTGTGTATGGGTTGCGCCAATGGTTTTTTGGTGCGACGGCGCTAGCAACTTGGGTTGATCCTGAATCGCCTTTGTCAAAGACTACAAGGGTTTATAGTTATTTGGGCAATCCTAATTTGTTGGCTGGGTATCTTTTGCCGGCTGTAGTTTTTAGTTTGGTAGCAATTTTTGCGTGGCAAGGCTGGAGCAAAAAAGCCCTAGCATTAACCATGTTTATTGTCAATACATCTTGTCTGATCTTAACTTTTAGTCGTGGTGGCTGGATTGGACTATTAGCAGCTATTTTAATCGTAATGGCATTGCTAATTTATTGGTGGAGTGTACAGATGCCTCCTTTTTGGCGCACTTGGTCGCTACCAATTATCTTTGGAGGTTTGATTGGGGCATTGCTGCTGGCGGTAATATTTGTTGAGCCTGTACGGTTGCGCGTTGTGAGTATTTTTGCAGATCGCCGAGATAGCAGTAATAATTTTCGACGCCATGTTTGGGATGCTGTCTTTGAGATGATACGCGATCGCCCAATTATTGGCATTGGTCCTGGTCACAACTCGTTCAATAAAGTCTATCCTCTCTACCAACACCCTCGCTATACGGCTTTGAGTGCCTATTCAGTTTTGCTAGAAGTGACTGTAGAAACTGGCTTTATTGGTTTAGGCTGTTTCTTGTGGCTAATCATTGTGAGTTTGAATGCAGGATATCTCCAACTGCGGCGATTGCGAGAGTCGACCAATGTACAGGGGTTTTGGTTGATTGGGGCGATCGCTTCTATGGTAGGTATGCTGGCTCATGGTGCTGTTGATACCGTCTGGTTTCGTCCTGAAGTCAATAGCCTTTGGTGGCTAATGGTTGCTTTGATTGCTAGTTACTGGTTACCTTTAACCCAAGACCGCACTCCAGAAATTAATTCACCCAACCAAGAACCTGCTGCAAATTAGTACCAAGTTGCACTCATGAGGAAGTAGGGAGAGATGAGGAAGTCACAAAAAATTATTATTCTCCCTCATCCCCCTCATCCTATGATTCCTAATCCCTATAGCTAGTAGCCCCCGGAGCATTAGGGTCACGATAACGAGTAGGTTCA contains these protein-coding regions:
- a CDS encoding IctB family putative bicarbonate transporter, whose protein sequence is MNLVWQKFTLSNFPIQEYLATSYLHRYAAGLLRSWRQSSVLMQWGDPIAAVLLSLVYGLAPFVSTTLMGLLLAACVAFWLLLTLSDETTPRTSLVTPIHLLVLLYWGIAVVATALSPVKKAALNDLGTLTLYLLLFALCARVLRSPRLRSWIIAIYLHASLITSVYGLRQWFFGATALATWVDPESPLSKTTRVYSYLGNPNLLAGYLLPAVVFSLVAIFAWQGWSKKALALTMFIVNTSCLILTFSRGGWIGLLAAILIVMALLIYWWSVQMPPFWRTWSLPIIFGGLIGALLLAVIFVEPVRLRVVSIFADRRDSSNNFRRHVWDAVFEMIRDRPIIGIGPGHNSFNKVYPLYQHPRYTALSAYSVLLEVTVETGFIGLGCFLWLIIVSLNAGYLQLRRLRESTNVQGFWLIGAIASMVGMLAHGAVDTVWFRPEVNSLWWLMVALIASYWLPLTQDRTPEINSPNQEPAAN